TTTTATTATTGATAAAATTAAAGAGAGACTAGAACATCCGGCTTTGGGATATACTTTTAAGCCTGATAATTTCTTCCAAACAATCACAGATTGGCAAAAAAGACAGCATCAGTGGGAGATAGAAAATTCTTGGATAAGTACAACTCCTGGGGTAGTTTCTGGAATTGCGAGTTCTATTCTAGCCTTCACAGAGAAGCAAGATAAGATTATCATCAATACACCAGTATATTACCCATTCTATGCAACCATCGAAGGGTTGGAGCGTACCATACTTAGAAACCCATTAAAGTTACAAGACAACCGATATCAAATAGATATAGAACATTTCGAACAGTTGGCACAAGAGGGGGCTAAAATGTTCGTCCTTTGCAATCCTCATAATCCAGGTGGTACAGTATGGAGTAAAAAGGAGCTACAAGCTATAGGAGATATTTGTGTTCGCCATAATATTATTATCGTTTCTGATGAGATCCATTCTGATCTTATCCTAGGAGAGAGAAAACATACTCCTATCGCTTCTATTAGTAAGAAGATCTCAGATAAAACGATCACATTAATGGCGCCAAGCAAAACCTTTAATATTGCAGGACTGGCAACCTCTTTTGTGATATGTAGCAATAGAAAAATTCGTACAACACTCGACAGAACAATCTATGCGGTCCATATACATGGAGGCAACTTATTGGGTAATATTGCTTGTGAGGCAGCCTATGAATATGGAGAAGAGTGGGTAGGAAAACTTATTGATTACTTGGCTTCAAATTGTGAACTAGCAATTCAATTCCTTAAACAAGAGTTGCCAGAATTGAAGATTATGAAACCAGATGCAACCTATCTTCTGTGGATCGATTTTAATGCCTACGGAGATGAAAAAGAGATGGAAAAGAGATTAAAAGAGATAGCAAAAGTG
The Prolixibacteraceae bacterium DNA segment above includes these coding regions:
- a CDS encoding pyridoxal phosphate-dependent aminotransferase; its protein translation is MSNIEYNFDSIIDRKNTNCLKYDALNQFFGEDNLQPFWVADTDFETPNFIIDKIKERLEHPALGYTFKPDNFFQTITDWQKRQHQWEIENSWISTTPGVVSGIASSILAFTEKQDKIIINTPVYYPFYATIEGLERTILRNPLKLQDNRYQIDIEHFEQLAQEGAKMFVLCNPHNPGGTVWSKKELQAIGDICVRHNIIIVSDEIHSDLILGERKHTPIASISKKISDKTITLMAPSKTFNIAGLATSFVICSNRKIRTTLDRTIYAVHIHGGNLLGNIACEAAYEYGEEWVGKLIDYLASNCELAIQFLKQELPELKIMKPDATYLLWIDFNAYGDEKEMEKRLKEIAKVALNKGSSFGEEGKGYFRFNFGCPREVMIEGLNKIVSAFKN